From Brassica oleracea var. oleracea cultivar TO1000 chromosome C3, BOL, whole genome shotgun sequence, a single genomic window includes:
- the LOC106332982 gene encoding MLP-like protein 328 has product MATSGTYVTEVPLKGTVEKHYKKWRSENHAFPEAIGHHIQNVIIHDGEWDSHGAIKTWNYTCDGKPEVFKERREIDDEKKTVTFRGLEGHVMEQLKVYDVILEFIPKSEDGCVCKITMIWEKRNDEFPEPSNYMKFVKSMVADMDDHVLKA; this is encoded by the exons ATGGCGACGTCAGGAACATACGTGACCGAGGTTCCGTTAAAAGGGACGGTGGAGAAACACTACAAGAAGTGGAGGAGCGAGAACCATGCCTTCCCGGAAGCCATAGGCCACCACATCCAAAATGTCATCATTCACGACGGCGAATGGGACTCTCACGGGGCCATCAAGACTTGGAACTACACATGCG ATGGGAAGCCAGAGGTATTCAAGGAAAGGAGAGAGATAGACGATGAGAAGAAAACGGTGACATTTAGAGGACTTGAAGGTCACGTGATGGAACAACTCAAGGTGTATGACGTCATCCTGGAGTTTATCCCCAAGTCGGAGGATGGTTGCGTCTGCAAAATTACTATGATATGGGAGAAGCGTAACGATGAGTTCCCCGAACCAAGCAACTACATGAAATTCGTCAAGAGCATGGTTGCTGACATGGACGACCATGTTCTCAAAGCTTAA